A single genomic interval of Solimonas sp. K1W22B-7 harbors:
- a CDS encoding NAD(P) transhydrogenase subunit alpha, giving the protein MPVKIAVLKETAAREKRVAMVPAVADKLAKLGCEINMQTGAGLASKIPDAAFKGVNFAANPQGLVSEADIVVSVQPPPADVVNAMKDGSILLSFVYAHREPEITKLLRDKKITCFAMELVPRITRAQSMDALSSQAALAGYYGALLGATSIARMMPMTTFATGSIRPGTILVMGVGVAGLSAIATARRIGAKVEGYDVRPEVKEQVESLGAKFIDTGVDARGTGGYARELTQEEKDKIASVVTKHIQSADIIITTAAIPGRPSPKLISKAQIDGMKNGSVIIDLAAEGGGNTEYTQPGETIQVGQVTINAPINVPSLLAEHASELYAKNQYNLIELFVKDKAINIDWADEVLAKSALTHAGEIKNEAAKKAVEG; this is encoded by the coding sequence ATGCCGGTCAAAATTGCCGTGCTGAAAGAAACCGCCGCACGCGAAAAGCGCGTGGCGATGGTGCCCGCGGTCGCGGACAAGCTGGCCAAGCTCGGCTGCGAGATCAACATGCAGACCGGCGCAGGCCTGGCGAGCAAGATCCCGGACGCGGCGTTCAAGGGCGTCAATTTCGCCGCCAACCCGCAGGGTCTGGTGTCGGAGGCCGACATCGTCGTCTCCGTGCAGCCGCCGCCGGCCGACGTGGTCAACGCGATGAAGGACGGCAGCATCCTGCTGTCCTTCGTCTACGCGCACCGCGAGCCGGAAATCACCAAGCTGCTGCGCGACAAGAAGATCACCTGCTTCGCCATGGAGCTGGTGCCGCGCATCACGCGCGCCCAGTCGATGGACGCGCTGTCCTCGCAGGCCGCGCTGGCCGGCTACTACGGCGCGCTGCTCGGCGCCACCAGCATCGCGCGCATGATGCCGATGACCACGTTCGCGACCGGCTCGATCCGCCCCGGCACCATCCTGGTGATGGGCGTCGGCGTCGCCGGCCTGTCGGCGATCGCCACGGCGCGCCGTATCGGCGCCAAGGTGGAAGGCTACGACGTGCGTCCCGAGGTCAAGGAGCAGGTCGAGTCGCTGGGCGCGAAGTTCATCGACACCGGCGTGGATGCCCGCGGCACCGGCGGTTACGCCCGCGAGCTGACGCAGGAAGAGAAGGACAAGATCGCTTCGGTCGTCACCAAGCACATCCAGTCGGCCGACATCATCATCACCACCGCCGCCATCCCGGGCCGCCCCTCGCCGAAGCTGATCAGCAAGGCGCAGATCGACGGCATGAAGAACGGCTCGGTGATCATCGACCTCGCGGCGGAAGGCGGCGGCAACACCGAGTACACGCAGCCGGGCGAGACCATCCAGGTCGGCCAGGTCACGATCAACGCGCCGATCAACGTGCCGTCGCTGCTGGCCGAGCACGCCTCCGAGCTCTACGCCAAGAACCAGTACAACCTGATCGAGCTGTTCGTGAAGGACAAGGCGATCAACATCGACTGGGCCGACGAGGTGCTGGCCAAGTCCGCGTTGACGCATGCCGGCGAAATCAAGAACGAGGCCGCGAAGAAAGCGGTCGAAGGCTAA
- a CDS encoding NAD(P) transhydrogenase subunit alpha → MEHTGTVLTGFVALYIFMLAAFTGYEIIGRVPSILHTPLMSGSNFVHGIVVVGAIYATLNATSLLEQAIGFFGVLLGAGNAAGGYVVTERMLDMFKSSDKKPANK, encoded by the coding sequence ATGGAACACACCGGAACCGTCCTGACGGGCTTCGTCGCCCTCTACATCTTCATGCTCGCCGCGTTCACCGGCTACGAGATCATCGGCCGCGTGCCGTCGATCCTGCACACGCCGCTGATGTCGGGCTCCAACTTCGTGCACGGCATCGTCGTCGTGGGCGCGATCTACGCCACGCTCAACGCCACCTCGCTGCTGGAGCAGGCCATCGGCTTCTTCGGCGTGCTGCTGGGCGCCGGCAATGCCGCCGGCGGCTACGTCGTGACCGAGCGCATGCTCGACATGTTCAAGTCCTCGGACAAGAAGCCGGCGAACAAGTAA
- a CDS encoding NAD(P)(+) transhydrogenase (Re/Si-specific) subunit beta, whose amino-acid sequence MNAQLLIEVSALAASFLFIYGLKRMSSPVTARSGIVVAGYGMLVAVLASFLYYFGVNEAAKPHLMTNAAVAFVALVIGVGWAWWSGKKVEMTAMPQMVALYNGMGGGSAAAIAAMVLLATPAEGASHGWLHYLVTVFGGLIGSVSLSGSLIAWAKLDGRINKTLRMTGIQAINGSIMLATLGIGLYIVFGAQGHASAGVTVAFFALALIFGVMMTMPIGGADMPVVISLYNAFTGLAVGLEGYVLNNPALMIAGMVVGSAGTLLTLLMAKAMNRSVSNVIFSNFGATGDEQQGEIKGSMKPTDAGDAGIQMRYASKVIIAPGYGLAVAQAQHKLFEFVKLLQAAGVEVKFAIHPVAGRMPGHMNVLLAEAGVPYDIIYDMEDINGEFKEADFAIVIGANDTVNPAARTNKSSPIYGMPILNVDQAKQVFVVKRGQGKGYSGVENELFFADNTNLVYGDAQKVMVSMIQAIKSLDGGGH is encoded by the coding sequence ATGAATGCCCAACTGCTTATCGAAGTCAGCGCACTCGCGGCTTCCTTCCTGTTCATCTACGGTCTCAAGCGCATGTCCTCGCCGGTCACGGCGCGCTCGGGCATCGTCGTTGCCGGCTACGGCATGCTGGTGGCGGTGCTGGCCAGCTTCCTCTACTACTTCGGCGTCAACGAGGCCGCCAAGCCGCATCTGATGACCAACGCCGCGGTGGCGTTCGTCGCGCTGGTGATCGGCGTGGGCTGGGCCTGGTGGAGCGGCAAGAAGGTCGAGATGACCGCCATGCCGCAGATGGTGGCGCTCTACAACGGCATGGGCGGCGGCTCCGCCGCGGCGATCGCCGCGATGGTGCTGCTGGCCACGCCGGCCGAGGGCGCCAGCCACGGCTGGCTGCACTACCTGGTCACCGTGTTCGGCGGCCTGATCGGCTCGGTCTCGCTGTCCGGCTCGCTGATCGCCTGGGCCAAGCTCGACGGCCGCATCAACAAGACGCTGCGCATGACCGGCATCCAGGCCATCAACGGCTCGATCATGCTGGCCACGCTGGGCATCGGCCTGTACATCGTCTTCGGCGCGCAGGGCCATGCATCGGCCGGCGTCACCGTGGCCTTCTTCGCCCTGGCCCTGATCTTCGGCGTGATGATGACCATGCCGATCGGCGGTGCCGACATGCCGGTGGTGATCTCGCTGTACAACGCTTTCACCGGCCTGGCCGTGGGCCTGGAAGGCTACGTGCTGAACAACCCGGCGCTGATGATCGCCGGCATGGTGGTGGGTTCCGCCGGTACGCTGCTGACGCTGCTGATGGCCAAGGCCATGAACCGCTCGGTGAGCAACGTGATCTTCTCCAACTTCGGCGCCACCGGCGACGAACAGCAGGGCGAGATCAAGGGCAGCATGAAGCCCACGGATGCCGGCGATGCCGGCATCCAGATGCGCTACGCCTCCAAGGTGATCATCGCCCCGGGCTACGGCCTGGCGGTGGCGCAGGCGCAGCACAAGCTCTTCGAGTTCGTGAAGCTGCTGCAGGCGGCCGGCGTGGAAGTGAAGTTCGCGATCCACCCGGTGGCGGGCCGCATGCCCGGCCACATGAACGTGCTGCTCGCCGAAGCCGGCGTGCCGTACGACATCATCTACGACATGGAAGACATCAACGGCGAGTTCAAGGAAGCCGATTTCGCCATCGTCATCGGCGCCAACGACACCGTGAACCCGGCCGCGCGCACCAACAAGTCCTCGCCGATCTACGGCATGCCGATCCTCAACGTCGACCAGGCCAAGCAGGTCTTCGTCGTGAAGCGCGGCCAGGGCAAGGGCTACTCGGGCGTGGAGAACGAGCTGTTCTTCGCCGACAACACCAACCTGGTGTACGGCGACGCGCAGAAGGTGATGGTCTCGATGATCCAGGCGATCAAGTCGCTGGATGGCGGCGGTCACTAG
- a CDS encoding GNAT family N-acetyltransferase: MPVRLRQARAGDVDTLAPLFDAYRQFYGQAPDLALAHRFLAERLGRLESVVFLATGEADEALGFTQLFPVFSSVRARRTYTLNDLFVVPEARRRGVALRLLEAAAAFGREQGAARLSLATALDNIPAQRLYESLGWKRDEAFCHYHLAL; the protein is encoded by the coding sequence ATGCCGGTCCGGCTGAGGCAGGCGCGGGCAGGCGACGTCGATACGCTGGCGCCGCTGTTCGATGCCTATCGCCAGTTCTACGGGCAGGCCCCGGACCTGGCGCTGGCCCATCGCTTCCTGGCGGAGCGGCTCGGCCGGCTGGAGTCGGTGGTGTTCCTGGCAACCGGCGAGGCGGACGAGGCCCTGGGATTCACGCAGCTGTTCCCGGTGTTCTCGTCGGTGCGGGCCCGCCGCACCTACACGCTCAACGATCTGTTCGTGGTGCCGGAGGCTCGCCGCCGGGGCGTGGCCCTGCGCCTGCTGGAAGCCGCGGCGGCGTTCGGCCGCGAGCAGGGCGCGGCGCGGCTGTCGCTGGCGACGGCGCTGGACAACATCCCGGCGCAGCGGCTCTACGAATCGCTGGGGTGGAAGCGCGACGAGGCGTTCTGTCACTACCACCTGGCACTCTAG
- a CDS encoding RDD family protein translates to MSEQIYLARDGQQTGPYTRTQLAGRAARGEVQQGDFAWQPGQPAWVPAYDALGLLGISLPQAATAPPPLPAAARQRTVPAQVNVPAGHGARIGANLLDTLLGSLLSFVAFFIGGALGGDNPGAVLGYGYLLAIVFIAAYFGLTHSSEAMASFGKRATGLIVVDKHGQRIGFVRGALRYLAMLLGAFFWLPMMMVLFNRRHRGLHDMLAGTVVIEKDTYEPELWDFEQLHGKGGAAAIVIALFLFFIFFIGILAAIAIPAYQDYTIRAKVTGALIETRVLKAVVGEHLLNGEDAVVSYEELGMPGPKALPQYGATIEVQPEGAILIRFDAPTPVAGKSVVLTPINRGIEGWHCRGGDDMPQKYLPADCRQSAAQGP, encoded by the coding sequence ATGAGCGAACAGATCTATCTTGCACGCGACGGCCAGCAGACCGGCCCTTACACGCGCACCCAGCTCGCCGGGCGAGCCGCGCGAGGCGAGGTGCAGCAGGGCGACTTCGCCTGGCAGCCGGGACAGCCGGCCTGGGTGCCGGCATACGATGCCCTGGGGTTGCTGGGAATTTCCCTGCCGCAGGCCGCCACCGCCCCGCCGCCGCTGCCGGCGGCAGCGCGGCAGCGCACGGTCCCTGCCCAGGTCAATGTGCCCGCGGGGCACGGCGCGCGCATTGGCGCCAACCTGCTGGACACCCTGCTGGGTTCGCTGCTGAGCTTCGTGGCCTTCTTCATCGGGGGCGCCCTGGGTGGCGACAACCCTGGAGCGGTGCTGGGCTACGGCTACCTGTTGGCGATAGTCTTCATCGCCGCGTACTTCGGCCTCACCCACTCCAGCGAGGCCATGGCCTCGTTCGGCAAGCGCGCCACCGGGCTGATCGTGGTGGACAAGCACGGCCAGCGCATCGGCTTCGTGCGCGGCGCGCTGCGCTATCTGGCCATGCTGCTGGGCGCCTTTTTCTGGCTGCCCATGATGATGGTGCTGTTCAACCGCCGCCATCGCGGCCTGCACGACATGCTCGCCGGCACCGTGGTCATCGAGAAGGACACTTACGAACCCGAGCTATGGGACTTCGAGCAGCTGCACGGCAAGGGCGGCGCCGCCGCGATCGTGATCGCGCTGTTCCTCTTCTTCATATTCTTCATCGGCATCCTCGCGGCCATCGCCATCCCGGCCTACCAGGACTACACGATCCGGGCGAAGGTTACCGGGGCGCTCATCGAAACCCGCGTCCTCAAGGCTGTGGTGGGCGAGCATCTGCTCAACGGCGAGGACGCCGTCGTCAGCTACGAAGAACTCGGGATGCCTGGGCCGAAGGCGCTGCCGCAGTACGGCGCCACGATCGAGGTGCAACCCGAGGGCGCGATCCTCATCCGCTTCGATGCACCGACGCCGGTCGCCGGCAAGTCCGTCGTGCTGACGCCGATCAATAGAGGCATCGAAGGCTGGCATTGCCGGGGGGGCGACGACATGCCGCAGAAATACCTTCCGGCCGACTGCCGGCAGTCGGCGGCTCAGGGCCCGTAG
- a CDS encoding enhanced serine sensitivity protein SseB C-terminal domain-containing protein, which translates to MRKDTQVLLGQPSRHPDALAAALERLFKTRTQVKRAWLAHFHNPETGDPPHTLIAVEATGDRDALIAEAGMVAQNVSIPDPPVDFVAITGHGGGVEDYFLKSAKPFYSRRFLGLF; encoded by the coding sequence GTGCGGAAGGACACACAGGTGCTGCTGGGTCAGCCGAGCCGGCATCCGGACGCGCTGGCGGCGGCCCTGGAGCGTCTGTTCAAGACCCGCACGCAGGTGAAGCGAGCCTGGCTCGCTCATTTCCACAACCCGGAGACCGGCGATCCGCCGCATACGCTGATCGCGGTGGAAGCGACCGGCGACCGCGACGCGCTGATCGCCGAGGCCGGGATGGTGGCGCAGAATGTGTCGATCCCCGATCCGCCGGTGGATTTCGTGGCGATCACCGGCCACGGAGGGGGCGTGGAGGACTACTTCCTCAAGAGCGCCAAGCCGTTCTATTCGCGCCGGTTCCTCGGCCTGTTCTGA
- a CDS encoding response regulator transcription factor — MTGVHRVVLVEDEPQVRERLARAVAADAGLQLLGAAGSCAEARELLRLCPPEVLLVDLGLPDGRGSELIREALALRADTLVMVISVFGDEAHVVEAIEAGACSYLLKDASAPQVGRAIREMLEGGSPMSARVARHLLQRFHKPAPVPVVPSSRFLSDRETDVLDLVAKGYAYAEIGDALGISINTVGTYVKQIYRKLAVSSRGEAVFEATQQGLIGPGAPRGRAH; from the coding sequence GTGACGGGGGTTCACCGGGTGGTGCTGGTGGAGGACGAGCCGCAGGTGCGCGAGCGGCTGGCGCGCGCCGTGGCGGCCGACGCCGGCCTGCAGCTGCTGGGCGCTGCCGGTAGCTGCGCCGAGGCGCGTGAACTGCTGCGCCTGTGCCCGCCCGAGGTGCTGCTGGTGGACCTGGGCCTGCCCGACGGACGCGGTTCCGAGCTGATCCGCGAGGCGCTGGCGCTGCGCGCCGATACCCTGGTGATGGTGATCTCGGTGTTCGGCGACGAGGCGCACGTGGTGGAGGCGATCGAGGCCGGCGCCTGCTCCTACCTGCTCAAGGACGCCAGCGCGCCGCAGGTGGGACGCGCGATCCGCGAGATGCTGGAGGGCGGCTCGCCGATGAGTGCGCGCGTGGCGCGCCACCTGTTGCAGCGCTTCCACAAGCCCGCGCCGGTGCCGGTCGTGCCGTCGTCGCGCTTCCTGTCCGACCGCGAGACCGACGTGCTCGACCTGGTCGCCAAGGGCTATGCCTATGCCGAGATCGGCGATGCGCTGGGCATTTCGATCAACACCGTGGGCACCTACGTGAAGCAGATCTACCGCAAGCTGGCGGTCAGCTCGCGCGGCGAGGCGGTGTTCGAGGCGACGCAGCAGGGGCTGATCGGTCCCGGCGCACCGCGCGGCCGGGCGCACTAG
- a CDS encoding sensor histidine kinase yields the protein MTRIALRALLHVAVCAAFYLGIVAMHRIEPPGPVDRIAWQFSSESDTPEPVSLPHERNLLHSARYEGRFALAAIPAEPWALYLQSFSHPPSVSINGVPLRSGAERHRQRFQPLLLSIPPPLLRSGGNLVVIDVPRVPQQRSFLGEVQLGPETALAPRHALRVLLKRDGVMALVIASLVLGGVSLMLWLGRRQQRIYLWHALTCFAGGLYYPCFLFARAPLPEPAWTMLPYLLFAWFVVASAMLGMYYVGERRPGLARGLLRVAAAAPLLLLAAGLLVGDQVLYGRMLPAFQFAVLGLGSWTMYRLYIRELLPRSDATAFWMLQSALLLAVTALHDSLLLAGLIAPWDGLFFPFAGPLPLATFTWVLLQRFLAALNEAETLNRELADRVAQREAQIAASYRELERAGQERVIAAERERLFADMHDGLGGTLVAALARLDNEGAGDTPAARALQGALDDLRLILFSLDPGELSLKAALALLRERLDPASLDAGVTLQFELRGLPDELRWPPAALLQLLRVVQEAAHNALRHARATRLRVVAETVGEHLLLTVEDDGVGFDATRERPGHHGLANLRRRALRLGGEIEWTGLQPGTRVRLLVPVMPVEGR from the coding sequence GTGACCCGCATCGCCTTGCGCGCGCTGCTGCATGTCGCGGTCTGCGCGGCCTTCTATCTCGGCATCGTGGCGATGCATCGCATCGAGCCGCCGGGCCCGGTGGACCGGATCGCCTGGCAGTTCTCTTCCGAAAGCGACACCCCCGAGCCCGTGTCGCTGCCGCATGAGCGCAACCTGCTGCACTCCGCGCGCTACGAGGGACGCTTTGCGCTGGCGGCGATTCCCGCAGAGCCCTGGGCGCTTTACCTGCAGAGCTTCAGCCACCCGCCGTCGGTGAGCATCAACGGCGTGCCGTTGCGCAGCGGCGCCGAACGGCATCGCCAGCGTTTCCAGCCCCTGCTGCTGTCGATCCCGCCGCCGCTGCTGCGCAGCGGCGGGAACCTCGTCGTCATCGATGTTCCGCGTGTGCCGCAGCAGCGCAGCTTCCTCGGCGAAGTGCAGCTGGGCCCGGAAACGGCGCTGGCGCCGCGCCATGCGCTGCGCGTGCTGCTGAAACGCGACGGCGTGATGGCCCTGGTGATTGCGTCCCTCGTGCTCGGCGGCGTCAGCCTGATGCTGTGGCTGGGCCGGCGCCAGCAACGCATCTATCTCTGGCATGCACTGACCTGCTTCGCCGGCGGGCTCTACTACCCTTGCTTCCTGTTCGCGCGCGCCCCTTTGCCGGAGCCCGCGTGGACGATGCTGCCCTACCTGCTGTTCGCCTGGTTCGTGGTGGCCTCGGCGATGCTGGGCATGTACTACGTCGGCGAGCGCCGGCCGGGCCTGGCGCGCGGACTGCTGCGCGTCGCGGCGGCGGCGCCGCTGCTGTTGCTCGCGGCAGGTCTGCTGGTCGGCGATCAGGTTCTGTACGGGCGGATGCTGCCGGCGTTCCAGTTCGCGGTGCTGGGCCTGGGCAGCTGGACGATGTACCGGCTCTACATCCGCGAGCTGCTGCCGCGCAGCGACGCCACGGCTTTCTGGATGCTGCAGTCGGCGCTGCTGCTGGCGGTGACGGCGCTGCACGACTCGCTGCTGCTGGCCGGCCTCATCGCGCCCTGGGACGGGCTGTTCTTCCCCTTTGCGGGGCCGCTGCCGCTGGCCACTTTCACCTGGGTGCTGCTGCAGCGCTTCCTGGCCGCACTGAACGAGGCGGAAACGCTGAACCGGGAGCTGGCCGACCGCGTGGCGCAGCGCGAGGCGCAGATCGCGGCGAGCTATCGCGAGCTGGAGCGCGCCGGGCAGGAGCGGGTGATCGCGGCGGAGCGCGAGCGCCTGTTCGCCGACATGCACGATGGCCTGGGCGGCACGCTGGTGGCGGCGCTGGCACGGCTGGACAACGAGGGGGCCGGCGACACGCCGGCGGCGCGCGCACTGCAAGGGGCGCTGGACGACCTGCGCCTGATCCTGTTCTCGCTGGATCCGGGCGAGCTGTCGCTGAAGGCGGCCCTGGCATTGCTGCGCGAGCGGCTGGACCCGGCGAGCCTCGATGCGGGGGTGACGCTGCAGTTCGAGCTGCGCGGATTGCCGGACGAGCTGCGCTGGCCGCCGGCGGCGCTGCTGCAGCTGCTGCGCGTGGTGCAGGAGGCTGCGCACAACGCGCTGCGCCATGCGCGGGCGACCCGGCTGCGGGTGGTGGCGGAGACGGTGGGCGAGCACTTGCTGCTGACGGTGGAGGACGATGGCGTGGGCTTCGACGCGACGCGGGAGCGGCCCGGGCACCACGGGCTGGCGAACCTGCGGCGGCGCGCGCTGCGGCTGGGCGGGGAGATCGAGTGGACGGGGCTGCAGCCAGGGACGCGGGTGAGGTTGCTTGTGCCGGTGATGCCGGTGGAGGGGAGGTAG